Below is a genomic region from Rhizobium sp. 9140.
TCACCTGACGGTCGAGGAGTTGCACGAGGAGGCTGTGACTGTCGGCGTGCCCGTGTCGCTGGCCACCGTCTACAATACGCTGCACCAGTTTACCGAGGCAGGCATGATCCGCGTTCTCTCGGTCGAGGGTGCAAGGACCTATTTCGACACCAATGTTTCCGATCACCACCACTTCTTCGTGGAGGGTGCGAACGAGGTGCTCGATATCCCTGTTAACAACATCACCATCGGCAATCTCCCCGAGCCGCCCGAAGGCATGGAGATCTCCCATGTCGACGTGGTCATCCGGCTGAAGCCGAAGCAGCGCTGACACGTCGTTTCCCCGTCAGGTTTCCCCTCTCAGAGCACATCGTCAGGGTCTCGGCCCGGGCCGGCCTTGCCTGTCGGTAGCGTCCAGCCGAATTTCAGCGCCCCGCCC
It encodes:
- the irrA gene encoding iron response transcriptional regulator IrrA; amino-acid sequence: MTMETEMRPDDRLRRFGLRPTRQRMALADLLFAKGDRHLTVEELHEEAVTVGVPVSLATVYNTLHQFTEAGMIRVLSVEGARTYFDTNVSDHHHFFVEGANEVLDIPVNNITIGNLPEPPEGMEISHVDVVIRLKPKQR